aggaaagagagagggaagaaaggaggcgatggaaggaaagaaagaaggaaggaaggaaaaaggaaggaagaagagaagaggaaggaagaaacgaaagaaagaaaggtggaaagagagaaggaaggagggaaggaagggaagggtggGAAAAGtccaggaaagagagagggaaggaaagaaagaaggaaggaaaaaaggaaggaagagaggaaaaaaggggagagaagaaggaaggaaggaaataaagaaggaaggaaagaaggaaaaaaagaaggagagaatggaaggaaaggaaggaagaggaaggaaggaaatgcaaGTGACCGACTGACCAACTGACCGATGACCCCAACTGACCTGTTTTGGCCGAGACTGACCAATACTCCGCTCCCATTTCATTGGCGATGCGTACGGCGTCTGTTTCCATCCGGTGCAATTCGGCGTCCGACTGGAAAAAAACACGTGCGGAAAGGAGCGCAAACTGTGAAAAGCGCGTAAAAGGTCCCTACTCAAACCTTACTAACAGTTTACTCCTAGCCTTACCAACAAATCCTTCTTCATCCCGACAAGGAACAAGGAGATGGACGCAGCATCGGTGTCGTTCTCCATCATGGCATCCTCCAGCCATCGCCTGGAACGGAAAGATGCGAATTGCGCAAATGCCAAAATCacgccatatatatatatatatatattattattatcgttgGCGCAAAAAAACAGCGCAAAAAAAACCCGTGTCTTGTTTTTGCGGACTTACTTGGCGTGGCCCAAAGTCCGGATGTCAGCCAGATCGAAGACGGTGATAATTACTGTAATGATGAATAAACTTATTAATTCGTTATCGTTGTTAGTCTGAGCCGCCCGCGTTTTACGTATTTCACGCACACACGGCATTTGCAGATTTACCTTGAGCGCCCCTGTAATACGCCGACGCGATGCATTTGAATTTCTCTTGTCCGGCCGTGTCCCATCTGACAATGGGAAAATTAACagtgtttaattaattaattaattatattaattacatTAATTGTTTTTTCAATTAAGCAA
The DNA window shown above is from Sceloporus undulatus isolate JIND9_A2432 ecotype Alabama unplaced genomic scaffold, SceUnd_v1.1 scaffold_9227, whole genome shotgun sequence and carries:
- the LOC121918347 gene encoding ras-related protein Rab-36-like; translated protein: WDTAGQEKFKCIASAYYRGAQVIITVFDLADIRTLGHAKRWLEDAMMENDTDAASISLFLVGMKKDLLSDAELHRMETDAVRIANEMGAEYWSVSAKTGENVKDFFLRAATLAFEKCILAAMDENSGRNAEIGSLLRIERTALDTLDANGQANPNCC